A portion of the Coleofasciculaceae cyanobacterium genome contains these proteins:
- a CDS encoding DUF433 domain-containing protein, translating to METIFTPNEAAAFAYLPPKRVYKEIEYRVIQPVEDVPRLSFAALIYLRALKEIDFEFSVKYRTALYQRLVEAIEEHASTVEFAKFFVLQLNTISQELSELISQFNRWKSHLVSDPEIMAGQTVFPNSRLSVHHVGQIIARGESLQVIQEDYPYLSELDFKFAPLYVKAYPVMGRPRKG from the coding sequence ATGGAAACTATATTTACTCCCAACGAAGCAGCAGCCTTTGCTTACTTACCACCCAAACGAGTTTATAAAGAAATAGAATACAGAGTAATTCAACCTGTGGAAGATGTGCCTCGTCTTTCTTTTGCTGCTTTAATATATTTACGTGCGCTCAAAGAAATTGATTTTGAGTTTTCCGTTAAATATCGCACTGCTTTGTATCAACGTTTAGTCGAAGCCATAGAAGAACACGCTTCAACTGTAGAATTTGCTAAATTCTTCGTCTTACAATTAAATACTATTAGTCAAGAATTATCGGAATTGATCTCTCAATTTAATCGATGGAAAAGCCATCTAGTGAGCGATCCTGAGATCATGGCAGGTCAAACAGTTTTTCCGAATTCTCGCTTGTCCGTGCATCATGTTGGTCAAATAATCGCTCGCGGTGAGTCACTGCAAGTTATTCAAGAAGATTACCCCTATCTGTCTGAGTTAGACTTCAAATTCGCTCCACTCTATGTCAAAGCTTATCCTGTTATGGGTAGACCAAGAAAAGGATGA
- a CDS encoding DUF5615 family PIN-like protein, whose protein sequence is MKFLIDEDLSPYVARYLCEQLLIDAVAVRDRGLLGKSDRQILEYAFNEDRIVVTEECR, encoded by the coding sequence ATGAAGTTTTTAATTGATGAAGATCTTTCGCCATATGTCGCCCGTTATCTATGCGAACAGCTTTTAATTGATGCAGTTGCAGTTAGAGATCGAGGATTATTAGGAAAAAGCGATCGCCAAATCTTAGAGTATGCTTTTAATGAAGACAGAATTGTAGTA